Proteins from a single region of Eremothecium gossypii ATCC 10895 chromosome VI, complete sequence:
- the CRS1 gene encoding cysteine--tRNA ligase (Syntenic homolog of Saccharomyces cerevisiae YNL247W), translated as MQSVLRLSVIRNMSGSVKVVQPPWQKPVRAAEQPVLKLYNSLTRTKDEFIPLSQGRNVTWYSCGPTVYDASHMGHARNYVSIDINRRLIEDYFGYHVEFVQNVTDIDDKIILRARQEHLYAEYVAAHPSVDQLVLADATEAVVQYFRKHLNPDLTTISAYEQWYAKLDLAREREANAKFAMHTAAVGRALDALENPTVPGFLTAVKDVLVPLLDGRSGASVRDPDVFRALAAHWENSFNADMERLGVRPPSVTTRVSEYVDEIVKFIERIVANGYAYATSDGSVYFDTVQFEAGGHAYPKCQPWNRGVADLIADGEGALATGTEKQNPNDFALWKASKAGEPEWPSPWGLGRPGWHIECSVMASDVLGERVDIHSGGIDLAFPHHDNELAQAEACFNSQQWVNYFLHTGHLHIEGQKMSKSLKNFITIDEALKMYSARQLRLAFAMSPWGSPLDFKEATMVQVRGWESAMGNFFRTVRALANDGDGKTRPGVREAELRAHLADAAARVHENLCDNLSTHSVLRCLGELVGRANAYIGAAGPEARVESVAAVARFCTRILAAMGIPARADGLGWLEQQAGAAEAGEAAILPYVRCLARFRDEVRKGARGGDTARLLAITDRVRDVDLPALGVLLEDRQDRPALVKFATPEELKQRELEAEEKEKAARAAVRAKEAAAAREEERRARARVPPTEMFRGNSAYSAFDADGVPTADAEGEPLSKSMCKKLRKQWEQQKKAYDAWVAVSGEERGM; from the coding sequence ATGCAGAGTGTTCTGCGTCTCAGTGTAATTAGGAATATGTCTGGAAGTGTTAAAGTCGTGCAGCCGCCATGGCAGAAGCCAGTGCGTGCCGCAGAGCAACCAGTGTTGAAGCTGTACAACTCGCTTACGCGCACTAAGGACGAGTTTATCCCACTGTCTCAAGGCCGGAATGTGACCTGGTACTCCTGTGGACCAACGGTGTACGATGCGTCTCATATGGGCCATGCGAGAAACTACGTGAGCATTGATATTAATCGCCGGCTTATCGAGGATTACTTTGGGTACCACGTAGAGTTTGTACAAAATGTGACGGACATTGATGATAAGATCATTCTTAGGGCCAGGCAGGAGCATCTGTACGCTGAGTATGTTGCAGCACACCCTTCTGTCGATCAATTAGTGCTGGCAGACGCGACGGAGGCTGTTGTACAGTACTTCCGCAAGCACTTGAATCCGGATTTGACTACTATTTCTGCTTACGAACAGTGGTATGCAAAGCTGGACCTAGCCCGTGAGCGTGAAGCAAATGCCAAGTTTGCGATGCATACCGCTGCGGTTGGGCGCGCGTTGGATGCTCTTGAGAACCCGACTGTGCCTGGCTTCCTGACTGCGGTGAAGGATGTGCTTGTGCCATTATTGGATGGGCGCTCTGGTGCCAGTGTTCGCGACCCAGATGTGTTTCGGGCCTTGGCCGCGCACTGGGAGAACAGCTTTAATGCAGATATGGAGCGGCTAGGCGTGCGCCCACCGTCGGTCACTACTCGTGTGTCGGAGTACGTGGACGAGATCGTGAAATTCATAGAGCGCATCGTGGCAAACGGCTACGCCTATGCAACGAGCGACGGCTCAGTCTACTTTGATACCGTGCAGTTCGAGGCAGGCGGCCATGCTTACCCCAAGTGCCAGCCATGGAACCGCGGGGTTGCGGACCTCATCGCGGACGGGGAGGGCGCTCTTGCGACAGGGACGGAAAAGCAGAACCCTAACGACTTTGCTTTGTGGAAGGCCTCGAAGGCTGGTGAGCCCGAGTGGCCATCTCCATGGGGGCTGGGACGCCCGGGCTGGCATATCGAGTGTTCTGTCATGGCGAGCGATGTCCTAGGAGAGCGTGTGGACATCCATTCCGGTGGGATTGACCTGGCGTTCCCGCACCACGACAATGAGTTGGCTCAGGCGGAGGCTTGTTTCAACTCGCAGCAATGGGTTAACTACTTTCTGCACACTGGCCATCTACACATCGAGGGGCAGAAGATGTCCAAGTCGCTTAAGAACTTCATCACAATCGACGAGGCCCTTAAGATGTACTCTGCGCGGCAGTTGCGTCTGGCATTCGCGATGTCGCCTTGGGGCTCGCCGCTGGATTTCAAGGAGGCGACAATGGTGCAGGTCCGCGGCTGGGAGAGCGCGATGGGTAACTTTTTCCGTACTGTACGCGCCCTCGCGAACGACGGTGACGGCAAGACGCGCCCAGGTGTACGGGAGGcggagctgcgcgcgcaTTTGGCTGATGCCGCGGCACGCGTGCATGAGAATTTGTGCGACAATTTGAGCACGCACTCCGTGCTGCGGTGCCTCGGCGAACTGGTAGGGCGCGCGAACGCGTATATCGGTGCAGCAGGCCCAGAGGCACGCGTGGAGAGCGTAGCCGCGGTGGCGCGTTTTTGTACGCGGATTCTAGCCGCGATGGGCATCCCCGCTCGCGCGGACGGGCTCGGCTGGTtggagcagcaggctgGTGCTGCAGAGGCTGGCGAGGCGGCCATTTTGCCGTACGTTCGGTGTCTCGCGCGCTTCAGGGACGAGGTGCGCAAAGGCGCACGGGGCGGAGATACCGCACGGCTGCTGGCGATTACGGACCGTGTGAGAGATGTAGACTTGCCGGCGCTTGGCGTGTTGCTGGAGGATCGCCAGGACAGGCCGGCGCTTGTTAAGTTTGCCACGCCGGAGGAGCTGAAAcagcgcgagctggaggcggAGGAAAAGGAGAAGGCAGCACGCGCGGCTGTACGGGCGAAGGAGGCTGCAGCCGCACGGGAGGAGGAgcgccgcgcacgcgcCAGGGTGCCGCCGACGGAGATGTTTCGTGGCAATTCAGCGTATAGCGCTTTCGATGCTGACGGAGTCCCCACGGCGGACGCAGAGGGCGAGCCATTGAGTAAGTCTATGTGCAAGAAGCTGCGGAAGCAGTGGGAACAGCAGAAGAAGGCATACGATGCATGGGTGGCCGTTTCTGGTGAGGAGAGGGGTATGTAG
- the VPS75 gene encoding Vps75p (Syntenic homolog of Saccharomyces cerevisiae YNL246W (VPS75); 1-intron) translates to MKRVELEKTARALEALAECEREREREERALEVERQRRLGPVYARRSKAIEGIAGFWGIVLTQHGEFANYVRAADWRYVEAIRRVEVEWAGAGAWDFAITVEFGEVEGRLRAQSVRKQFTVGEDGEVRSAAVEMEWPKRYDGTFFAWFRWTGERPGEEFANGDELARLFSEELFPYCVRYYAEAQRDVEEEEEEEEEEEDMY, encoded by the exons ATGAAGCGGGTCGAGCTAGAAAAGAC ggcgcgcgcgctggaggcgcttgcggagtgcgagcgggagcgggagcgggaggagcgggcgctggaggtggagcggcagcggcggctgggGCCGGTGTACGCGCGGCGCAGCAAGGCGATCGAGGGGATCGCGGGGTTCTGGGGGATCGTGCTGACGCAGCACGGGGAGTTCGCGAACTACGTGCGGGCGGCGGACTGGCGGTACGTGGAGGCGATCCGGCGGGTGGAGGTGGAGTGGGCGGGGGCCGGGGCGTGGGACTTTGCGATCACGGTGGAGTTCGGGGAGGTGGAGGGCAGGCTGCGGGCGCAGAGCGTGAGGAAGCAGTTCACGGTGGGGGAGGACGGGGAAGTGCggagcgcggcggtggAGATGGAGTGGCCGAAGCGCTACGACGGGACGTTCTTTGCGTGGTTCCGGTGGACAGGCGAGCGGCCGGGCGAGGAGTTTGCCAACGGCGACGAGCTGGCCAGGCTGTTCAGCGAGGAGCTGTTCCCGTACTGTGTGAGGTACTATGCGGAGGCGCAGAGGGacgtggaggaggaggaggaggaggaggaggaggaggaggatATGTATTGA
- the SUI1 gene encoding translation initiation factor eIF1 (Syntenic homolog of Saccharomyces cerevisiae YNL244C (SUI1)), producing the protein MSIENLKSFDPFADTGDDEASSSNYIHIRIQQRNGRKTLTTVQGIPEEYDLKRILKVLRKDFGCNGNMVKDDEMGEIIQLQGDQRAKVCEFLITQLAIPKKNIKIHGF; encoded by the coding sequence ATGTCTATCGAAAACCTCAAGTCGTTCGACCCCTTTGCTGACACCGGCGACGACGAAGCCTCCTCCTCCAACTACATCCACATCCGTATCCAGCAGAGAAACGGCAGAAAAACGTTGACCACCGTGCAGGGCATCCCCGAGGAGTACGACCTCAAGCGCATCTTGAAGGTCTTGCGGAAGGACTTTGGCTGCAACGGCAACATGGTCAAGGACGACGAGATGGGCGAGATCATCCAGTTGCAGGGCGACCAGAGAGCCAAGGTCTGCGAGTTCCTGATCACGCAGCTGGCGATCCCCAAGAAGAACATCAAGATCCACGGGTTCTAG
- a CDS encoding homeobox domain-containing protein (Syntenic homolog of Saccharomyces cerevisiae YCR097W (HMRA1); 1-intron) has product MSSIEETAQAIQAICSVLLGERRRTVLPKETKEFLESVFERKRCPNAKERRAIAEKCGLTPIQIRIWFTNKRMRSKTRGARF; this is encoded by the exons ATGTCAAGTATTGAAGAAACAGCTCAAGCAATCCAGGCGATTTGCAGTGTTCTGCTAGGTGAA CGAAGAAGAACAGTGTTACCCAAGGAAACAAAGGAGTTCCTGGAAAGTGTGTTTGAAAGGAAGCGTTGTCCCAACGCCAAAGAAAGACGGGCAATTGCAGAGAAATGCGGGTTAACACCTATACAGATAAGAATATGGTTCACAAATAAGCGAATGCGTTCCAAGACGCGAGGTGCGCGCTTTTAA
- a CDS encoding AFR643W-Ap (NOHBY670; No homolog in Saccharomyces cerevisiae; Syntenic homolog of Kluyveromyces lactis KLLA0C03157g) — protein sequence MTRTINLQLPKRTSTYSSNFLKPAGCPKYEFVEGSKKPSRPRNKFIIMRTIFHNSSSKIVSAIWKHSPDQFQKYFQLLAEFEQNWHKHNHSPAAALTDAEAFRVIARSLHPQPRVIKRRQQKKKVKMLCGRFSRIEDVFSSL from the coding sequence ATGACCAGAACTATTAACCTACAGTTACCCAAGAGAACTTCTACCTACTCGTCCAACTTTCTTAAGCCTGCTGGCTGTCCAAAGTATGAGTTTGTAGAAGGTTCAAAGAAGCCAAGCAGACCAAGAAACAAGTTTATCATCATGAGGACAATTTTCCATAACTCCTCATCCAAGATCGTCAGTGCCATATGGAAGCATTCACCCGACCAGTTTCAAAAATACTTCCAACTTCTCGCCGAGTTCGAGCAAAACTGGCACAAGCACAACCACTcccctgctgctgccctCACCGACGCCGAAGCATTCCGCGTCATCGCACGCTCCCTGCACCCCCAGCCCCGCGTGATAAAAAGGCGGCAGCAGAAAAAAAAAGTGAAAATGTTATGTGGTCGTTTTTCAAGGATTGAAGATGTTTTTAGTTCCCTGTAA
- a CDS encoding AFR643W-Bp (Non-syntenic homolog of Saccharomyces cerevisiae YLR154C (RNH203)), with protein MFLVPCKVRYSGPTAEFQSLNHIRGRKIVGKDILSKFPDSNAYLARPDNVATLNAILNCERDGNDQRLLSELHKFHENLDLNDAIHGTT; from the coding sequence ATGTTTTTAGTTCCCTGTAAAGTTCGTTACTCCGGCCCCACCGCCGAATTCCAATCCCTCAACCATATCAGAGGCAGGAAGATTGTTGGTAAAGATATTTTATCCAAATTCCCCGATTCCAACGCTTATTTGGCCCGCCCCGACAACGTGGCAACCCTCAACGCAATCCTCAATTGTGAACGTGACGGCAACGACCAACGGCTCCTTTCTGAGCTCCACAAGTTTCACGAGAATTTAGACCTAAATGATGCCATCCATGGTACTACATAA